The sequence TTCAACAAATCTTACCTTAACGCTCCCGGCAAATACGGACGGAATATTTTCTGTAACATACGCTCCGACAAACACATCATTGGGCATTGCACAGAATAAAAACACTCCGAATAATTTTGTTCTCAATCAGAATTATCCTAATCCGTTCAATCCAACAACAACCATCGGATTTACGCTTCAGGTGTCAGGATTCACATCATTAAAAATCTATGACGCGATTGGTAGAGAAGTGGCAGTGCTCGCCGATGAATATCTTGAAGCCGGTGTTCAACATCAACGAACATTTCATGCCAGACAATTAGCAAGCGGAATGTATTTCGCTAAATTGCAAAGCGGTGAACATGTTCAATTGAAAAAAATGTTATTGGTTAAATAATCTTCACCTGTAGCGATGGCATCTTCTTCCGAGATGTCATCGCTCATGTATCCTTTCATCCTTTCTGTGCAACACATCACACAATTCCCCAACTAAACAGATGTGCAGTTGTAATCCCCTGCCATAGATTCTATTTTCATACCATACAAACCCTCTCCCCAACTTTTGTAAGGTGATTCATGAAAAAATGTTTCTTTTTGTTCTGCATTATTGTTTTGCTGAATGCTCAAACCCCGATTCAGACGGCAAATCCGATCATTTTTGTTGCACAAACACCGACGGCAGGTTTTGAATCTGTTACACAGACGTTCAATAATCATCGTCCCACAATGAACAGTGCGCCGCGCGGAGGTGATTTGATGATTCGGTACGGCGATGGTACATTGCGGAATCTTACACGAGAAGCGGGCTTTGGTGATACCGCTGTTGTTCAAGGAGTAAAATCCATTGCGGTACGTCAGCCTTCCATTCATTGGAGCGGAACAAAAGCGCTCTTCAGCATGGTGATCGGTGCTCCGACCAAAATCTGGGAAGCGACAACATACTACTGGCAGATCTATGAAGTGACAGGATTTGGCAAAGGGGAGAAAGTTCAGATCACAAAAATTCCAAATCAACCTGAGTTCTATAATAATGTTTCGCCAATTTATGGAAGTGACGATAAAATCATTTTTACCTCCGATATGCCGCACAACAAGAAAAAATATCTCTATCCACAATTAGACGAATACGAAAATGCAACTGTGGTAACCGGATTGTGGAGTTTGGACCGCGTTACAGGAACAGTTACGTTGATTGAACATTCTCCCAGCGGATCTTTCTATCCGATCGTCGATTCGTATGGAAGGATTATTTTTACACGCTGGGATCATTTACAGCGCGATCAGCAGGCAGATCTTGACCGCGCGGGACAGCCGTACGGTACTTTCAATTACTCCAGTGAGGATTCTGCCGGGATTCCATTGAATTCACGCGAAGATATTTTCCCGGAACCGAGAAGTAAATTGAATCCCGATTACGATTCGACAATGTCGCTGCATACATTTAATCAATTTTTCCCGTGGGAAATTAATCAGGATGGTACGGAAGAAGAAACAATCAACCATGTCGGACGTCATGAATTTGGCGGATCCTATTCCAACCAATCTTTTCTTTTGGATGACAATCTCAGTTATATCATTCCGAAAGAAACTATCATCAAGAACAGAAAATATCTTCAGTCCGATGCAGGGACATTTCACATCACGGAAGATCCGAACAATCCAGGAACATATTATGCAACAAATGCCAGGGAGTTTTCGCGCGAAACAGCGGGACAATTAATAAAATTTACCGGAGCGAAGGGTATGAATCCGGAAGAAATGGAAATATTTGAACTGACACACTCGGCGACTGCCTTTTCTGCCGAAGATGGAACAACGCCAAATCCGAATCAGAGTGGACATTATAAGAACCCTCTTCCGCTGAGCAACGGAATGTTGATTGTGAGTCACTCAGAGAATAAATTTCTCAACAAAAATTATGGAACAGATCAATTTCCAAAAATACGATATCAATTTCGATTAAAGACTGTGAAGGATACAACGATCGATGGAAAACTATATATCGTGAGTGATAAATATTTAACGGCTGGTATGATTCGTTCGTTGAAATATTACAATGGTCAAAATTACATTGTTGAACGAACCGATACATTA is a genomic window of Bacteroidota bacterium containing:
- a CDS encoding T9SS type A sorting domain-containing protein; translation: MKKCFFLFCIIVLLNAQTPIQTANPIIFVAQTPTAGFESVTQTFNNHRPTMNSAPRGGDLMIRYGDGTLRNLTREAGFGDTAVVQGVKSIAVRQPSIHWSGTKALFSMVIGAPTKIWEATTYYWQIYEVTGFGKGEKVQITKIPNQPEFYNNVSPIYGSDDKIIFTSDMPHNKKKYLYPQLDEYENATVVTGLWSLDRVTGTVTLIEHSPSGSFYPIVDSYGRIIFTRWDHLQRDQQADLDRAGQPYGTFNYSSEDSAGIPLNSREDIFPEPRSKLNPDYDSTMSLHTFNQFFPWEINQDGTEEETINHVGRHEFGGSYSNQSFLLDDNLSYIIPKETIIKNRKYLQSDAGTFHITEDPNNPGTYYATNAREFSRETAGQLIKFTGAKGMNPEEMEIFELTHSATAFSAEDGTTPNPNQSGHYKNPLPLSNGMLIVSHSENKFLNKNYGTDQFPKIRYQFRLKTVKDTTIDGKLYIVSDKYLTAGMIRSLKYYNGQNYIVERTDTLWEIDPVEVRSRLIPPLKTETPISTPEQQIFAEENIDVQQFRTWMKEKNLALIVSRNVTTRERTDNAQPFNLQVPGGVKTTSLAGKVYDISYLQIFQADLRRSQGGAGGYTTPKPGRRVLATPMHDAIANNPQIDSGFAGSVKLGLDGSLASFVPTHRALTWQLSDPKGKGVVRERYWITFQPGEIRTCASCHGLNAKDQAGLPKPQNKPEALRALLKHWKSTALSVPAGQSTPMEFMLEQNFPNPFNPSTTIMYQLPVSSFVSLKVYDAIGREVQTLVSEEKHAGKYIVEFNAQKLSSGLYFYTLRAGTFTETKKLLLLR